Proteins from a genomic interval of Rhipicephalus microplus isolate Deutch F79 chromosome 6, USDA_Rmic, whole genome shotgun sequence:
- the LOC142765676 gene encoding uncharacterized protein LOC142765676 produces the protein MPGCCVPQCSNHSRNGWKLYRFPRDPKRRLLWTVKIKRDKWQPTNTSHVCSAHFEENNYEQHRADGWKKLKPNAVPTLFTFKPLPKERKPPKERTVPAPSSNETNKSPPGLRQYPAAVKTTLETPQNHAVPESTRQGTSCYGHDTMEVDDAVVELSANTSDADSREVNAAAGETSNSTAESAELKKKLADLTRKYSELQQHHDTAKNTISGLKKKVQKLETEATNISQNMKFLNDDQVRALSRSSSLGNSWSPHTVKQGLQIKFACGTTGYETLRKMGYPLPSKRTLARRIQNLKFLPGVLHEVIDVMKCKAETMEDVEKDCVLFLDEMEIVPGFELDRAEDALLGGITLPPKPEEPAVHALVFMLGGLNQRWKQVIAYEFTGRNIDGGLLKNYVLELVQLCSQIYLRVHAITCDMGSANRTMWREFAFSSHRDSSTVCSIPHPCMDGKELFFIADPAHVLKNLRGQLLSSEVFTLSEATVAKHGLPSSQVNLEYVQAVLEEDSKRELKVAPNLSEMHTSAGHFTKMKVGVAVQLFREAPPAIRFLIKEGVLKQEAETTAWFMELISKWYALMSSRHPTLALSRRSRAKYSEALDTLHTAIETIRTMKMGATSHWKPSQAGVLISTTVVLRLQDVLLGDEGYEFFLTSRLLQDCLENLFSVVRLMKPVPNAYDLKCALRLVSVSQFLHTPRTTSYELDDREYLVHLLSQGKEACVEKEAQEIDDSEILFIEGLSSTECSILFYLGGFILKGILTSVKCAKCKDALLGTANDEHASLTALKEYVSDGGNLIYPSKGVMKALIDYEEHFAAINSWCTDKVVTMKSPLRSLTAYLNKVHRRSLCVCAEHEDSIYRLLTERYARIRLRIHLRQVPVGSCNGHASKTCAGVNLS, from the exons atgcccggctgctgcgtgccgcagtgctcgaatcactcgagaaacggatggaagttgtaccggtttccaagagacccaaaaagaaggcttctttggaccgttaaaatcaaacgagacaagtggcaaccgactaatacgtcgcacgtatgcagc gctcactttgaagagaacaactatgagcaacatcgtgcggatggctggaagaagttgaaaccaaatgccgtcccaactttgttcacattcaaac cactgcctaaggaacgaaagccaccaaaagaaagaactgtgcctgcaccctccagcaacgagaccaacaaatctcctcctggtctgcgtcaatatccagctgcagttaaaactaccctagagaccccacaaaaccacgccgttcctgaatctacacggcaaggaacatcgtgttatgggcacgacaccatggaagttgacgacgccgttgttgaactgtcagcgaacactagtgatgcagattcaagagaagttaatgcagcggctggtgagacatcaaattctactgcagaatcagcagaactgaagaagaagcttgctgaccttacaagaaagtactctgaacttcagcaacatcatgacacagccaagaacaccattagtggtctcaagaaaaaagtgcaaaaactcgagactgaggcaacaaatatttcgcaaaatatgaaatttctcaacgacgatcaagtacgcgctctctcaaggagcagcagcttggggaactcttggtctccgcacactgtcaagcaaggccttcaaattaagtttgcttgtggaacaaccggatatgaaactttgagaaaaatgggatatcctctcccatccaaaagaacgctcgcacggaggattcaaaatttgaagtttctcccaGGCGTTCTTCACGAAGTGATAGACGTTATGAAATGCAAAGCCGAGACCATGGAGGATGTAGAAAAGGACTGCGTCCTTTTTTTGGATGAAATGGAGATAGTGCCGGGGTTTGAGCTAGATCGGGCTGAAGACGCACTTCTCGGAGGAATAACTCTTCCTCCGAAGCCTGAAGAGCCTGCGGTTCATGCTCTGGTATTTATGTTGGGCGGACTTAACCAGCGATGGAAGCAGGTGATTGCATATGAATTTACCGGAAGAAACATCGATGGCGGCTTGCTGAAAAACTATGTGTTGGAACTAGTACAGCTGTGCAGTCAAATATATCTGAGAGTTCACGCAATCACATGTGACATGGGCTCGGCAAACCGCACAATGTGGAGGGAATTCGCCTTTTCCAGTCACAGAGATTCTTCCACGGTGTGCTCCATACCTCATCCGTGCATGGACGGGAAggaactttttttcattgctgatccggctcacgtcttgaagaacctcagaggccagctcttgagctcagaagttttcacgttgagtgaggccacagttgccaaacatggcctgccttcttcacaagtcaacttggaatatgttcaggctgtgctcgaagaagattctaaaagagaactgaaggtagccccaaacttatccgaaatgcacaccagcgcaggccacttcaccaaaatgaaggttggtgtcgctgtacaactttttcgggaagctcccccagctatcagattccttataaaggaaggagttcttaaacaggaagcagaaacaacagcttggttcatggagctgatttcaaaatggtatgcactgatgtcttcgcggcatccaacactggccctgagtcggagaagtagggctaagtactccgaagccctagatacattacacacagcaatagaaaccatcagaactatgaaaatgggtgccacatcccattggaaaccgtcgcaagcaggtgtactcatatcaactacagttgtacttcgcctccaagacgttcttttaggagacgaaggctatgagttttttcttacgagcaggctcctgcaggactgcttagagaacctcttttctgtggtgcggcttatgaagccggttcccaatgcctacgatctcaagtgcgctctgagactggtgagcgtaagccaatttttgcatacaccgaggacgaccagctacgagcttgatgacagggagtacctggtgcacctgctatcccaggggaaggaagcctgcgtcgagaaggaagctcaagaaatcgatgattcagagattttgttcatcgaaggattgtcgtccacagaatgcagtattctcttttacctaggaggatttattttgaagggaattttgacatctgtgaagtgcgcaaaatgcaaagatgctctccttggaactgccaacgacgagcatgcttcgctgacagcactgaaagagtacgtttcagatggaggcaacctcatctaccccagcaagggagttatgaaagccttgatagactatgaggagcattttgctgccataaactcttggtgcacggacaaagtagtcacgatgaagtcgccgcttcgttcactcaccgcatacctaaacaaggtgcaccgccgcagcttgtgtgtatgcgcggagcacgaggacagtatataccgactgctcacagagaggtacgcaagaataaggctgcgcattcaccttcggcaggttccagtcgggagttgcaatggacatgcaagcaaaacatgtgccggcgtcaacctctcatga